From Gemmatimonadaceae bacterium, a single genomic window includes:
- the lipA gene encoding lipoyl synthase, with protein MGRHRREALPERKPSWLKVKAPGGENYIRLKHMMRELKLHSVCEEAHCPNIGECWQHGTATFMILGSVCTRNCAYCAVSHGRPPEYDIEEPSRVAQAIAEMNLRHAVITSVDRDDLPDFGAYIFAETIRQIKQRLPGCSVEVLVPDFQGNEDSIRAVLEARPDIYNHNTETVPRLYKKARPGGRYERLLEIFRIAKRLAPDIPTKTGIILGLGETNEEVVEVMKDLRSVDVDILTLGQYLRPSDSHIALDRYVTPEEFRSLYEIGMAIGFRHVESGPLVRSSYHAWEQVQAASLA; from the coding sequence ATGGGTCGCCATCGCCGCGAGGCGCTTCCCGAGCGGAAGCCCTCCTGGCTCAAGGTCAAGGCACCCGGTGGTGAGAACTACATCCGGCTCAAGCACATGATGCGGGAGCTCAAGCTCCACAGCGTCTGTGAAGAGGCCCACTGCCCGAATATTGGCGAGTGTTGGCAGCACGGCACCGCCACGTTCATGATCCTCGGCAGCGTCTGCACGCGGAACTGCGCGTACTGCGCCGTATCCCATGGCCGGCCGCCGGAATACGACATCGAGGAGCCCAGCCGCGTCGCCCAGGCCATCGCCGAGATGAACCTGCGCCACGCCGTCATCACCTCGGTCGACCGCGACGATCTCCCCGACTTTGGCGCCTACATCTTTGCCGAGACCATCCGGCAGATCAAGCAGCGCCTGCCGGGGTGCAGTGTGGAAGTGCTCGTCCCCGACTTTCAGGGCAACGAAGACTCCATCCGCGCCGTGCTCGAGGCGCGACCGGACATCTACAACCACAACACCGAGACGGTCCCCCGCCTGTACAAGAAGGCGCGTCCCGGTGGCCGCTATGAGCGGCTGCTCGAAATCTTCCGTATCGCCAAGCGCCTTGCGCCGGACATCCCCACCAAGACCGGCATCATTCTGGGCCTCGGCGAGACCAACGAGGAAGTCGTGGAGGTCATGAAGGATCTCCGGTCCGTCGACGTCGACATCCTCACGCTCGGGCAGTACCTGCGGCCGAGCGACTCGCACATCGCCCTCGATCGGTACGTCACGCCCGAGGAGTTCCGGTCGCTGTACGAGATCGGGATGGCGATCGGCTTCCGCCACGTCGAAAGCGGACCGCTGGTTCGCTCCAGTTATCACGCCTGGGAGCAGGTGCAGGCCGCCTCGCTCGCGTGA